Part of the Allofrancisella guangzhouensis genome is shown below.
TCGGAGGTTGTGTTGCATCTCAAGAGGGTGAAAATATTATTAAAAGGGCTCCATTTGTAGATTTAGTATTTGGTCCTCAAACTATCCATAGGTTACCTGAGATGATCAAACAAAAGCAACAAACTCAGCAACCACAAGTTGATATATCTTTCCCAGAAATTGAAAAGTTTGACTACTTACCTGAACCTAAAGCCGAAGGAGCTAAAGCTTTTGTCTCTATCATGGAAGGTTGTGATAAATATTGCTCTTATTGTGTAGTACCATATACACGTGGTCCTGAAGTAAATAGACCATTCGAAGATGTATTAGCTGAATGTGCTATTTTGGCTGAACAAGGAGTTAAAGAAATTACCCTACTTGGACAAAATGTTAACCACTACTTAGGTCCAATGGAAAATGGACAAGTAGCAGATCTTGCTTTACTTATACATTTTATAGCTGAAATTGATGGTATTGAAAGGATCCGATTTACAACATCTCACCCAGTTGAATTTTCTCAAAACTTAATAGATGCCTACGCAACTGTACCAAAGTTAGCAAATCACTTACATCTACCAGTACAACACGGTTCTGATAGAATTCTTATAAATATGAAAAGAAACCATACTATATTAGAGTTTAAACAGAAAATTAGAAAGCTACGTGCTATACGTCCAGATATTACAATATCATCTGACTTTATAGTCGGTTTTCCTGGTGAAACAGAGGAAGATTTTCAAAAGCTATTAAATCTTGTTAAAGACGTTCACTTTGACCAGTCATTTAGCTTTATATATAGCAAACGCCCTGGTACGCCTGCTGCTGATTTACCAGATGACACTCCTGTAGAAGTCAAAAAAGATAGACTTAAAAAGTTACAAGATCTACTAGATAGTAATGCCCAGATCATCTCTAGACAAATGGTAGGAACTAAGCAGCGTATACTAGTAGAAGGAACATCCAAGAAAGATGATAACATACTAGCAGGTAGAACAGAAAATAACAGAATTGTTAATTTTAAAGGAGATAAGTCTTTGATTGGTCAGTTTACCGAAGTTAAAATAACAGAAAGTCTACCACATTCTCTTAGAGGAGAACTTATCTAACATATGAATAAAACTCAGTTTGTTTTAGAACCATACAATTATGATTCGATGATGCTACTTTGTGGCAATCTTGATGAGAATATCAGAGCTATTGAAAACTATTTTCACGTTGAAATTAAGCACAGAGCTGATGAATTTGAAATCTCAAGCGAATCTAGTGCGAATAATACTCAAGCTAAAAGGTTTATCAGATCATGCTACGCAGAAATATTAGCTGGTAACACAGAATTAGACTTAAAACAGATAACTACTATTTTAAATGCTACAGCTAAAGAAAAACTCCCTCAAGCAAATCCAAGAAGGGTTTCTGAAGAATCTGAAATACAGCTTAGAAGTAAAAAGCTAAAAGCTAGAACTTCTAACCAAGCTATATATCTAGATAATATTAAAACTAACTTTGTAACATTTGGAGTAGGTCCTGCTGGTACAGGAAAAACTTATCTAGCTATAGCAGCTGCTGTTGCTGCTTATGAGCGTGGTGAAGTACGAAGGATAGTATTAGTCCGCCCTGCTGTTGAGGCTGGTGAAAAGCTTGGGTTTCTTCCTGGTGATTTAGCTCAAAAAATAGATCCTTATCTACGCCCTATGTATGATGCTCTATTTGACTTCATGGGAGTTGAGAAAGTCACTAAACTTATCGAAAAACAAGCTATTGAAATAGCTCCTTTAGCTTATATGCGTGGACGAACTATTAATGACTCTTTTATCGTATTAGATGAAAGCCAAAACACTACAAAAGAACAAATGAAGATGTTTTTAACTAGGATAGGCTTTAATACTACTGCTGTAATTACAGGCGATATTACACAAATAGATTTACCCAAGAGTGTTACTTCAGGTTTAAAACATGCTCTGTCAATCCTTACAGATATAGAAGGTGTAGCTATTAGCTACTTGAAATCTGTTGATATAGTTAGACATCAAATAGTACAAAAAATTGTCAATGCCTATGAGAAGCACGAAGAGAGTATAAATAATGGATAGTTTAAATCTAAATATAATCAATGATGAAGAACACCCCATACTAGAATATCAAGTCTTATTAAACTGCTTTGAGCTTGTCATGCAACAGCATAACATCAAAGATGCTAGCGTTAACGTAAATATTGTCTCAGATGATGAAATAAAAAGTATAAATAAGCAATTTCGTAATAAAGACAAACCAACAAATATTATATCATTTGAATTTGAAAAGCCTCTGGGGCTACCAGATGGCGTTATAGAAAATTTTCTAGGAGATATGGTTATAGCTCCAAACGTATTAGAAAAAGAAGCTAAAGAGCAGAATAAAAATTTAAAAGACCATTGGTGTCACATTTTTATTCATGGTTTATTACACCTACTAAAGTACGATCACCAAAACGATACTGATGCCTATGTAATGGAAAGCCTGGAAATTGAGTTACTAGATAAACTAAATATACCCAACCCATATCTTATAAGAGAGTAAATATGAGTGATAACAGTAATCACGATCAATTTAAAAAAGATAAAAGTCCTTTCATCAAGAAGCTTACTTCAAGCATTTTTAATGTCAGAGATGAAGAAGATCTAATTAATGCTATTACTAAAGCAGCGAATAATGAGGTTATAGATAAAACCTCACAAAATATGCTGCTAGGTGCTATAAAAATATCATCTCTTGATGTTGGAGATATAATGATATCTCATACTAAAATAGTAGCTGTAGACATGTCCATGAGTATAAATGAGATTTTAGAGAAGACTATCCTCTCAAGTCATACACGTTTGCCTGTTTATTGCGAAAACAAAACAGAGATATTAGGTGTATTACATGCTAAAGACTTATTAAAACTAATTTTTGATGTTGAGATACAAGGATATACAAAAACACATCTTGAATCTGAGGATATAAAAAATATACTTCGCCCAGCTATCTTCATACCTGAAACCAAAAAACTTAACTCTATGCTAAAAGATTTTAAAAATAGTCAGAATCATATAGCTATAGTTGTTGATGAGTATGGTGCAATTTCAGGATTAATAACTATAGAAGATATTTTAGAAGAAATAGTTGGTGATATTGAAGATGAATTTGATACCATCAATGAAAACATAACTAAAATAGCAGACAACTCATATTTAGTTGATGCAACTACTGCGATTGAAGATTTTAATGAGTATTTTAATACATCTATAGATGATGAGAATGATTTTGATACGGTTGCTGGAATGATTATCCAAACCCTAGAGTATCTGCCAAAAAAAGGTGAAAGTATAGTTGTTGAGGGTTTCAAATTTACTATCCAAGATGCTGATAACCGTAAGATAATAAAAATCTTAGTAGAAAAATTCAAAAAATAATGAAAAAGACTACCCTTAACCTAATATTAGCTACCCTAAGTGGTAGCCTACTTACTCTTGCATTTGCTCCTTTTCGCATAGATAGCATTACAATAATATCTTTATGTATTTTTTTCTACCTATTGAATAAATGTTCTAAAGTCACAAGTAGCTTTTTGATATCAGCTTTCTTTGGTATTGGTTTTTTTGGAACAAGCATTTCTTGGGTTTATATAAGTATACATTTATTTACCGACTCTGTAGCAGCTGGTATAGTTGCAGCTATAGCTTTGGTTATTTTATTAAGCTTTTTACATACTATTCCATTTGGAGTATGTAGTTATCTTTTAACAAAAAAATCTAATAATTTTATAAAACTTCTAATATACCCTGCTTTATGGACATTATTTGAAATAGTAAAAGCTAACTTACTATGGGGAGGGTTTCCTTGGGTATCTCTAGGGTACTCACAGACAGAGTCACCCTTAATATGGTATGCCAATGTCGGTGGAGTATATTTTGTTACATATATTATTACTTTAATTTCGTCACTTATAGTTTTATACCTATTTAACAAAGCTAAAGATATAAGAAAAACCTGTCTTATTCTTATTGTAATAACCTTAATATACATCGGTGGTTACATTATTTCTAAAAGACAACCTAGTACTCAAACGAATAAAGCTCAAAAAATAGCTTTAGTCCAAGGTGACTTTATTCAAGATTTTAAGTGGAACCAAGATAACTTTATTAAAATGCAAGCTTACTATAAAAATATTGCAACTAAGTATAAAGATTCTCTGATAATCTTATCAGAAAATGCTTTACCTGATTATCGTCAATATCAACATTCCTACTTTGAAGAATTAACTGAAATAGCGAACCAGAATAACAATGCTATATTAGTAGGCTCACTAAGTATTGAAAACTCAAAAATCTATAATAGCTCTACAATCATAGGTAAAGGTAAAGGCACATATAATAAACACCACTTAGTACCATTTGGAGAATATTTTCCGATTAAGTTTTTTGGCTACATAGATAGTGTTGGCCTAAGCAATTTTAATGCTGGGACAAAGATTCAGCCTATAATGCAAGCTTTTGACTACCCTTTGGCTAACTTTATCTGCTATGAAATTGGCTACCCTGAGCAAGTTCGTGATCAATTACAAGGTGCTAAATTAATATCTGTAATAAGTGATGACTCGTGGTTTGGTGATTCTATAGCCAGAGATCAACAACTACAAATATCTCAAGTCAGAGCAATAGAAACATCCAAATATGTATTAGCTACTACTAGTAATGGTATAACCGCCATCATTGATCCTCGTGGTGTTATCGTTAAAGATCTTCCTAAAGATACTCAAGCCACTTTAGAATCACAAATTTACCTTAATGATTTTGAAACAATTTGGTTAAAAATTGGCATGTCTTTGATATTTTTAGTTATCAGTATTAGTTTAATGTTAGTAATAGTATCAAAAATTATAAAAGGCCTTTTGATTAGATCACATAAATAATTTTACAGGTATACTTATCTTTACTGTGATAGTAAAAAATGTTTTTATTGCCAATGATTTATACCGTTAAGAAGTTGCATTGACTTTGTGATATTCTTTCTTATCACTTTTCTATTAAAAGAAAGAAGACTAATAAGCAAACTATAATCTTTTTTTATTTTTATTTCACCAGGTTTATAATTTATCGCCCATTCTAGTATTTTATTTTTTAGTCTTTTTCGTTGGCTTTCAAAGCCTAACATTATATGGTTTGCGTAGCTGCTATCATTATCTTCAATCTGTAAATAAACAGCCACTGTTTCTTGTTGATTATTTTGTAACGCCATAAATAACCCAGAAGTCCCATTACCTATTTTAGCTGCTAAGAGCTCTTGTTTATTTATTCCAGGGATAGTTTCTATAGCTTCAATATAAAATCTTACAACTTCAAAATGACCATTTTGCAAAGCCATATACAACCCAGGAGTCCCATCATCTATTTTAGCCGCTAGGAGCTCTTGTTTATTTATTCCAGGGATAGTTTTTATCGCTTCAATATAAGATCTTACGGCTTCAAAGTAGCTCCCACATAAAGCTACAAACAATCCAGGTATGCCTTCATTAATTTCAGCAGCTAATAACTCTTGCAATTTATGTCTTGGCGTAAACTCAACTATTAAATCTCTTTTTAATAACTTAAAATATTTAGTTATAGCTTTATCAGCTCCATAACTTAAAAAATTATGTAAAAACAAACCATTATAAAAAGATTCTTTTATATTAACATTTGCATAAGCAAACTTATTACTATTACAAAGCAAAAAATATAATTTACTCGCATTTTCTTCAACTTTAATATTATTGCTACTAAAGTGAGAATTTTCAAAATAGTTAAATCTGTAAAACCTTATATAGCTATTAATACAATTGATACTCTTTATGTTAATACTATTATTTACTTTTTGTGTTTTTGCATATTGATAATTACCATCTAGAAATAATTCTGAAGCTATATAAGATATGTTGTCAATTATTGTTTTTTTATCTATTGTTCTTAAATGATGGTTAATTACTTTATCTTGCGAATAAAATTGCGATGTTAAATCCATCCCTCTTATTATTTCGTAAACAATAACTGAGATAAACTCATAATCAAAAATATTTGGGTTTATTAAAATAGAAGGTAACATGCCAAACCTAATTAATTCTTTATTCATCAAAAAAACACAAGTTCTAATGTTTCCATTCGGTAAAAGATGTAGTCTATCAATAGTACATAATAATTCTACAATATTAATAATA
Proteins encoded:
- the lnt gene encoding apolipoprotein N-acyltransferase, whose product is MKKTTLNLILATLSGSLLTLAFAPFRIDSITIISLCIFFYLLNKCSKVTSSFLISAFFGIGFFGTSISWVYISIHLFTDSVAAGIVAAIALVILLSFLHTIPFGVCSYLLTKKSNNFIKLLIYPALWTLFEIVKANLLWGGFPWVSLGYSQTESPLIWYANVGGVYFVTYIITLISSLIVLYLFNKAKDIRKTCLILIVITLIYIGGYIISKRQPSTQTNKAQKIALVQGDFIQDFKWNQDNFIKMQAYYKNIATKYKDSLIILSENALPDYRQYQHSYFEELTEIANQNNNAILVGSLSIENSKIYNSSTIIGKGKGTYNKHHLVPFGEYFPIKFFGYIDSVGLSNFNAGTKIQPIMQAFDYPLANFICYEIGYPEQVRDQLQGAKLISVISDDSWFGDSIARDQQLQISQVRAIETSKYVLATTSNGITAIIDPRGVIVKDLPKDTQATLESQIYLNDFETIWLKIGMSLIFLVISISLMLVIVSKIIKGLLIRSHK
- the ybeY gene encoding rRNA maturation RNase YbeY, translated to MDSLNLNIINDEEHPILEYQVLLNCFELVMQQHNIKDASVNVNIVSDDEIKSINKQFRNKDKPTNIISFEFEKPLGLPDGVIENFLGDMVIAPNVLEKEAKEQNKNLKDHWCHIFIHGLLHLLKYDHQNDTDAYVMESLEIELLDKLNIPNPYLIRE
- the miaB gene encoding tRNA (N6-isopentenyl adenosine(37)-C2)-methylthiotransferase MiaB is translated as MKEVKKVFIKTLGCQMNEYDSSRMHEVLNEHFNTVKTEDYKDADIILINTCSIREKAQEKVFHELGRWKNLKKTKEDLVIGVGGCVASQEGENIIKRAPFVDLVFGPQTIHRLPEMIKQKQQTQQPQVDISFPEIEKFDYLPEPKAEGAKAFVSIMEGCDKYCSYCVVPYTRGPEVNRPFEDVLAECAILAEQGVKEITLLGQNVNHYLGPMENGQVADLALLIHFIAEIDGIERIRFTTSHPVEFSQNLIDAYATVPKLANHLHLPVQHGSDRILINMKRNHTILEFKQKIRKLRAIRPDITISSDFIVGFPGETEEDFQKLLNLVKDVHFDQSFSFIYSKRPGTPAADLPDDTPVEVKKDRLKKLQDLLDSNAQIISRQMVGTKQRILVEGTSKKDDNILAGRTENNRIVNFKGDKSLIGQFTEVKITESLPHSLRGELI
- a CDS encoding HlyC/CorC family transporter yields the protein MSDNSNHDQFKKDKSPFIKKLTSSIFNVRDEEDLINAITKAANNEVIDKTSQNMLLGAIKISSLDVGDIMISHTKIVAVDMSMSINEILEKTILSSHTRLPVYCENKTEILGVLHAKDLLKLIFDVEIQGYTKTHLESEDIKNILRPAIFIPETKKLNSMLKDFKNSQNHIAIVVDEYGAISGLITIEDILEEIVGDIEDEFDTINENITKIADNSYLVDATTAIEDFNEYFNTSIDDENDFDTVAGMIIQTLEYLPKKGESIVVEGFKFTIQDADNRKIIKILVEKFKK
- a CDS encoding PhoH family protein — encoded protein: MNKTQFVLEPYNYDSMMLLCGNLDENIRAIENYFHVEIKHRADEFEISSESSANNTQAKRFIRSCYAEILAGNTELDLKQITTILNATAKEKLPQANPRRVSEESEIQLRSKKLKARTSNQAIYLDNIKTNFVTFGVGPAGTGKTYLAIAAAVAAYERGEVRRIVLVRPAVEAGEKLGFLPGDLAQKIDPYLRPMYDALFDFMGVEKVTKLIEKQAIEIAPLAYMRGRTINDSFIVLDESQNTTKEQMKMFLTRIGFNTTAVITGDITQIDLPKSVTSGLKHALSILTDIEGVAISYLKSVDIVRHQIVQKIVNAYEKHEESINNG